In the Candidatus Electrothrix sp. GW3-4 genome, one interval contains:
- a CDS encoding 4Fe-4S dicluster domain-containing protein: MKKTRKIIEIDDELCTGCGECVPDCAEGSLQIIDGKARLVADKLCDGLGACLGSCPTGALRIIEREADEFDEEAVEEFLAEQKKKQETAAPTGGGCPSAQLKTFQSSMSCQAANEPNAQRGAALSQLSHWPVQIRLIPPTAPFLENCDLLIAADCTAVAYAGLQQDFLQGRVVMMGCPKFDDQQLYVERFTELFKTRKLNSVTLLIMEVPCCSAMLQIVKKAYKDAGAEMPVRQVVVSTQGVLLDERAW, from the coding sequence ATGAAAAAAACACGAAAAATTATAGAAATTGACGATGAACTCTGTACAGGTTGTGGAGAATGTGTACCTGATTGTGCAGAAGGTTCTTTGCAGATCATTGACGGCAAGGCTCGTTTGGTGGCAGATAAACTCTGTGATGGTCTTGGGGCCTGCCTTGGGTCCTGTCCCACCGGGGCCTTGCGCATTATAGAGCGGGAGGCTGATGAGTTTGACGAGGAAGCAGTGGAAGAGTTTCTTGCTGAGCAGAAAAAGAAGCAGGAGACAGCTGCACCGACTGGGGGAGGATGCCCTTCTGCCCAACTCAAGACCTTTCAGTCGAGCATGTCCTGTCAGGCAGCCAATGAACCCAATGCACAGAGGGGGGCGGCCTTGTCTCAACTCTCCCACTGGCCGGTCCAGATTCGCCTGATCCCGCCGACAGCCCCGTTCCTGGAGAATTGCGATTTGTTGATAGCTGCCGACTGTACCGCTGTTGCCTATGCTGGCCTGCAACAGGACTTTTTGCAGGGCAGGGTTGTGATGATGGGTTGTCCCAAGTTTGATGATCAGCAGCTGTATGTGGAACGCTTTACGGAGCTGTTCAAAACGCGCAAGCTGAACTCGGTGACTCTCCTGATCATGGAGGTGCCGTGTTGCTCTGCCATGCTTCAGATCGTCAAAAAGGCCTATAAGGATGCCGGGGCTGAGATGCCCGTGCGTCAGGTTGTTGTGTCCACGCAGGGTGTGCTCCTTGATGAGCGGGCGTGGTAG
- a CDS encoding HD domain-containing protein, translating into MQCPGQDSRYWSGEDVFESNCPKCGHGVEFFKDDSQRTCRNCGYRMLNPKIDFGCASYCPHAEQCLGALPPELVEAQGDLFKDRIARAMRSYFGEDTRRIRHAEAVAEQAEIIAKAEEGEDMMVIMAVAYLHDIGIREAERKFASSAARYQHSEGPPVAREILTQLKAKPELVDEVCDIIGHHHAPRDEETTNFKVLYDADLIVNKLEQYQENPPTQEPFDRVLAIFLTKAGAEQGKKVLGKYVMS; encoded by the coding sequence ATGCAATGTCCAGGGCAAGATAGCCGCTATTGGAGTGGTGAGGATGTGTTTGAGAGTAACTGCCCCAAATGCGGTCATGGGGTGGAGTTCTTTAAGGATGACAGTCAGCGGACCTGCCGCAATTGCGGGTATAGGATGTTGAATCCCAAAATCGATTTCGGTTGTGCCTCCTATTGTCCTCATGCTGAACAATGCCTCGGCGCTCTGCCGCCGGAGCTGGTTGAAGCCCAGGGGGATTTGTTCAAAGATCGCATTGCCCGGGCCATGCGCAGTTATTTTGGTGAGGATACCCGACGTATCCGCCATGCTGAGGCCGTTGCAGAGCAGGCTGAAATTATTGCCAAGGCAGAGGAGGGCGAGGATATGATGGTCATCATGGCTGTTGCCTATCTCCACGATATCGGGATCCGGGAGGCAGAACGAAAATTTGCCTCTTCAGCAGCACGGTACCAGCATAGCGAGGGGCCACCGGTGGCTCGGGAGATCCTGACCCAACTCAAGGCAAAACCTGAGCTGGTGGACGAAGTTTGTGATATCATCGGCCATCATCATGCTCCACGCGATGAGGAGACCACTAATTTTAAGGTGCTGTACGATGCTGACCTGATCGTGAATAAGCTTGAGCAGTATCAGGAAAACCCGCCCACGCAGGAACCGTTTGATCGCGTCCTGGCAATATTTTTGACCAAGGCCGGGGCTGAACAGGGGAAAAAGGTACTGGGGAAATACGTCATGTCCTAG
- a CDS encoding nitrite reductase translates to MENHKTFCPMPGVNAGVLSLEKLEQVNELAQKYQVPMVKVTGGQRLFFKGIAPEKMADLKQELNIPSTPPHARNRVNYVQACPGKTWCNCGTGATEHLTQALMDLELDGPLPAKVKVGISGCVRCCCESWMRDIGLAAEKKGWRLTFGGNAAGKPRIGDVIAEGLSDDEALELVEKILDYYRNTAKAKTRTARFVERFGIEELKQNVLGGVNG, encoded by the coding sequence ATGGAAAATCATAAAACCTTTTGTCCGATGCCGGGCGTTAATGCTGGAGTATTGAGTCTGGAAAAGCTGGAACAGGTCAATGAGCTTGCTCAGAAATACCAGGTCCCGATGGTAAAGGTAACCGGAGGACAACGCCTGTTTTTCAAGGGAATTGCCCCGGAAAAAATGGCAGATCTGAAGCAGGAACTCAATATTCCGTCAACACCTCCTCATGCCAGGAACCGGGTGAACTATGTTCAGGCCTGTCCGGGTAAGACCTGGTGCAACTGCGGCACTGGCGCGACAGAGCATCTCACTCAGGCTCTGATGGATTTGGAGCTGGACGGTCCACTGCCTGCCAAGGTCAAGGTCGGCATATCCGGTTGTGTCCGTTGCTGTTGCGAGTCCTGGATGCGTGATATCGGTCTGGCTGCGGAGAAAAAGGGCTGGCGCTTAACCTTTGGCGGCAATGCCGCAGGTAAACCACGGATAGGTGATGTGATTGCTGAAGGTTTGAGCGATGATGAGGCCCTTGAGCTGGTCGAGAAGATTTTAGATTATTATAGAAATACGGCAAAGGCAAAGACCAGAACAGCTCGTTTTGTGGAACGCTTTGGTATTGAAGAGCTGAAACAGAACGTGTTGGGGGGAGTTAACGGATAA
- the hcp gene encoding hydroxylamine reductase codes for MYCNQCEQTAKGIACTTVGVCGKNEEIADIEDVLIYALCGMSLFAHEARQKGIVDEDVDRFTMEAIFSTLTNVNFDSERFVVLINKVVELRESLKTRITEAGGKVDFEHPAAAFTPADSVAGLVEQGAELQFIPNLDSDENIRSLKQTLLYGLKGIAAYTDHASILGQNDPAIAGFMYEALSALLAEGLTIEACVPMAMKAGEINLRAMELLDAGNTGAYGHPVPTSVPLGHRKNKCILITGHDLRDLELLLKQSEGKGIDVYTHGEMLPCHGYPELKKYKHFYGHFGTAWQNQHKEFPNFPGPVLFTTNCIQKPKEEYQERIFTTGLVGWPGVSHIAGKDFTPVIDKALAMDGWQDDVDNGSVMVGFARNAVLGVADKVIEAVKNKDIRHFFLVGGCDGAKPGRDYFTKFVEQVPDDCMVLTLACGKFRFFDKDLGDIGGIPRLLDIGQCNDAYSAIQIAVALAGAFECEVNELPLSMIISWYEQKAAAILLTLLYLGIKDIRLGPSLPAFISPAVLDFLVATFDIKPIAGTPEEDLKTILG; via the coding sequence ATGTATTGCAATCAATGTGAACAAACAGCCAAGGGCATCGCCTGTACCACTGTCGGCGTATGCGGTAAAAACGAAGAGATCGCAGACATCGAAGATGTCTTGATCTACGCCCTGTGCGGTATGTCCCTCTTTGCCCATGAAGCGCGGCAGAAGGGGATTGTTGATGAGGATGTTGACCGTTTTACTATGGAGGCGATTTTCTCCACGCTGACCAATGTGAATTTTGATTCTGAACGTTTTGTGGTCCTGATTAATAAGGTGGTGGAACTCCGTGAATCTCTGAAGACACGAATTACCGAGGCAGGCGGGAAGGTTGATTTCGAGCATCCTGCAGCCGCTTTTACTCCTGCGGACTCCGTGGCTGGTCTGGTTGAGCAGGGGGCTGAGCTGCAATTCATCCCGAACCTGGATAGCGATGAGAATATTCGTTCTCTTAAACAGACCCTGCTCTACGGCCTCAAAGGGATTGCTGCTTACACCGATCATGCCTCTATTCTGGGTCAGAACGATCCGGCCATTGCTGGGTTTATGTATGAGGCCCTGTCTGCCCTGCTGGCCGAGGGCCTGACCATTGAGGCCTGCGTGCCCATGGCCATGAAGGCCGGGGAGATCAATCTGCGGGCCATGGAGCTGCTTGATGCGGGCAATACCGGTGCCTACGGTCATCCGGTGCCCACTTCGGTTCCCCTGGGGCATCGCAAAAACAAATGCATCCTGATCACCGGTCATGATCTGCGGGATCTTGAACTGCTCCTCAAGCAAAGCGAGGGAAAAGGTATTGATGTCTATACCCACGGTGAGATGCTGCCCTGCCACGGATATCCTGAGCTGAAAAAATACAAGCATTTTTACGGGCATTTTGGTACAGCCTGGCAGAATCAGCATAAGGAGTTTCCAAATTTCCCTGGACCGGTCCTCTTTACCACCAATTGTATCCAAAAGCCCAAGGAAGAGTATCAGGAGCGCATTTTCACAACCGGTCTGGTGGGCTGGCCTGGCGTGAGCCATATTGCCGGGAAGGATTTTACGCCGGTGATTGACAAGGCCTTGGCTATGGATGGCTGGCAGGACGATGTGGATAATGGGTCTGTGATGGTCGGCTTTGCCCGCAATGCAGTCCTTGGTGTTGCCGATAAAGTGATTGAGGCGGTGAAAAATAAAGACATCCGCCATTTCTTTCTGGTGGGCGGCTGTGACGGCGCCAAACCGGGACGTGATTACTTCACCAAGTTTGTTGAGCAGGTGCCGGATGACTGCATGGTCCTGACCCTGGCCTGTGGTAAGTTCCGTTTCTTTGATAAGGACCTGGGCGATATTGGCGGTATCCCGCGGCTGCTGGATATTGGTCAGTGTAATGATGCCTATTCGGCGATCCAGATCGCTGTGGCCTTGGCTGGAGCCTTTGAGTGCGAGGTCAATGAGCTGCCCTTATCCATGATTATCTCCTGGTACGAGCAGAAGGCCGCTGCTATCCTGCTGACCCTGCTCTATCTTGGCATCAAGGATATCCGTCTCGGACCCTCCCTGCCCGCCTTTATCAGCCCGGCAGTTCTGGATTTCCTGGTTGCGACCTTTGATATTAAACCGATTGCAGGGACACCTGAGGAAGATCTGAAAACTATCTTGGGATAG
- a CDS encoding Crp/Fnr family transcriptional regulator, with protein MLNKKKLLAESVLFKGLTPPLLQQVSDLATIKRFQRGETIFFEGNEATGFYMVGQGRIKIFKMSLDGKEQILHIFGPGEPFGEVPVFYGSPFPANAMSIEPAVTLFFPRQKFIDLINTTPSLALSMLAVLSMRLRRFAAQIESLSLKEVPARLATHLLYLTEEQNNTSMVTLDIPKGQLASLLGTSPETLSRIFNKMTKQGLIRVSGKKITILSYDNLLES; from the coding sequence GTGCTGAACAAAAAAAAGCTCCTTGCCGAATCTGTCCTGTTTAAAGGGCTTACTCCTCCCCTGCTCCAGCAGGTTTCCGATCTGGCAACAATAAAACGATTCCAGCGAGGAGAAACAATCTTTTTTGAAGGCAATGAGGCAACTGGCTTTTATATGGTCGGCCAAGGCAGGATAAAAATCTTCAAGATGTCTCTGGATGGAAAAGAACAGATTCTCCACATCTTCGGACCAGGTGAACCCTTTGGCGAGGTTCCGGTTTTTTACGGTAGTCCCTTTCCTGCCAATGCCATGAGCATAGAGCCTGCTGTAACACTGTTCTTTCCCCGTCAGAAGTTCATTGACCTGATCAACACTACCCCTTCTCTGGCCCTTTCCATGCTGGCGGTCTTATCCATGCGCCTACGCCGCTTTGCCGCCCAAATAGAGAGTCTTTCCCTGAAAGAGGTCCCGGCCCGGCTGGCCACCCACCTGCTCTATCTTACAGAGGAGCAGAACAATACCAGCATGGTTACCCTTGATATTCCCAAAGGACAGCTTGCGAGTCTCCTGGGAACCAGCCCTGAGACCCTCTCCAGAATTTTTAACAAAATGACAAAACAAGGGCTGATCAGGGTCAGTGGAAAAAAAATCACCATCCTCTCCTATGACAACCTGCTGGAAAGCTAG
- a CDS encoding lipid-binding SYLF domain-containing protein has translation MKWFRDNMSTVRGVFIVPQMLRGTFLIGSSEGTGLLFARSLTTGKWSYPGFYAIDSVSMGLQIGADAAEIILLIMTEQGMQAMLSSEFKIDSKVVVAAGPVGDGSLQHPADILSFARSMMGIISGVSLAGAVITPQSALNTAYYDRPVSLEDILLRQVVSNYKAESLRRRIATAAEEVSGARYEGYEGMKGRGRKVGRLPGEVTR, from the coding sequence ATGAAATGGTTTCGGGATAATATGAGCACGGTTCGTGGTGTTTTTATCGTTCCGCAGATGCTCAGAGGAACATTTCTGATAGGGAGTTCTGAAGGGACCGGATTGCTGTTTGCCCGTAGCCTTACAACCGGGAAATGGAGTTATCCAGGATTTTACGCAATAGACTCGGTGTCAATGGGGTTGCAAATTGGTGCGGATGCCGCGGAGATTATTCTTTTGATCATGACGGAGCAGGGGATGCAGGCCATGCTTTCGTCTGAATTCAAGATTGACTCTAAGGTCGTTGTTGCAGCTGGGCCTGTTGGTGATGGATCTCTGCAACATCCAGCCGATATTCTTTCTTTTGCCCGGTCCATGATGGGGATTATCAGTGGTGTGTCGCTTGCCGGGGCGGTTATAACCCCACAGAGCGCATTGAATACGGCCTATTATGATCGGCCAGTCAGTTTGGAAGATATTTTGCTGCGCCAAGTGGTCAGTAACTATAAGGCAGAATCTCTGCGGAGGAGGATCGCAACGGCGGCAGAGGAGGTATCGGGTGCGCGTTATGAAGGCTATGAAGGGATGAAGGGGAGAGGAAGAAAGGTCGGGAGATTACCTGGAGAAGTCACGAGATGA
- a CDS encoding rubredoxin: MQKYECPCGYVYDPEEGDPDNGIDPGTAFEDLPNDWVCPKCQAEKEYFFEAD, translated from the coding sequence ATGCAAAAGTATGAGTGCCCCTGTGGTTATGTTTATGACCCGGAAGAGGGCGATCCGGATAACGGTATTGATCCTGGAACTGCTTTTGAAGATCTGCCTAATGATTGGGTTTGTCCTAAGTGCCAGGCAGAGAAAGAGTACTTTTTTGAAGCCGATTGA
- the rplU gene encoding 50S ribosomal protein L21 — translation MYAIVRTGGKQYQVATGDTLRVEKLNGEVGDTVELSDVLLVADGENIRVGTPAVEGAKVVAKIVEQGKSKKVLVFKKKKRKGYRVLRGHRQLFTALSIQEIM, via the coding sequence ATGTATGCCATAGTACGTACTGGCGGAAAACAGTATCAGGTTGCGACCGGCGATACTTTACGGGTAGAGAAATTAAACGGTGAGGTCGGTGACACAGTCGAGCTTTCTGACGTATTGCTGGTCGCAGACGGAGAGAATATCCGGGTCGGAACCCCTGCAGTTGAAGGCGCTAAGGTTGTCGCTAAAATCGTTGAACAGGGCAAATCGAAAAAAGTGCTTGTTTTCAAGAAAAAGAAACGCAAAGGGTATCGAGTCCTACGAGGCCATCGTCAGCTTTTCACTGCTCTGAGTATTCAGGAGATCATGTAA
- the rpmA gene encoding 50S ribosomal protein L27 — MAHKKAGGSSRNGRDSAGQRRGVKRFGGQTVTAGSILVRQLGTKIHPGTNVGCGRDYTLFAKVDGVVTFEDFGKNRKRVSVYPEA; from the coding sequence ATGGCTCATAAAAAGGCAGGCGGTAGTTCGAGGAACGGCCGCGATAGCGCAGGACAGCGGCGCGGTGTAAAGCGTTTCGGCGGGCAGACCGTTACCGCAGGCAGCATTCTTGTTCGTCAGCTTGGCACCAAAATCCATCCCGGAACCAATGTTGGCTGCGGACGTGATTATACCCTGTTCGCCAAAGTTGACGGCGTGGTCACCTTTGAAGACTTCGGCAAGAACCGTAAACGAGTGTCTGTTTATCCTGAGGCCTGA
- the obgE gene encoding GTPase ObgE — protein MGFVDEVKFFVKAGDGGNGCVSFRREKFVPKGGPNGGDGGRGGSVFIEADSRKHSLIDFRYRSHFKAERGGNGQGSDKHGRGGQDTVIYVPPGSVIKDAETGKPLADLTQPGQRIAAAQGGKGGFGNARFATSTNRAPRKATPGTPGEEFWLKIELKLLADVGLIGLPNAGKSTLLSKLSAANPKVAPYPFTTLTPQLGVLHLKFMAPCIIADIPGLIEGASEGVGLGHQFLRHVERTSILLHVIDAATEGEQPLQDYYVLAKELAAYNKTLLDRTHLVALNKIDCLDEDRLEEIQALFKKNGIHTLAFSAKENRGLKQLKKLIGDLLEEQREAEATDAEENNEL, from the coding sequence ATGGGTTTTGTCGACGAGGTAAAATTTTTTGTAAAAGCTGGCGATGGAGGCAACGGATGCGTCAGCTTCCGGCGGGAAAAATTTGTCCCCAAGGGAGGGCCAAACGGCGGTGATGGCGGACGAGGTGGATCGGTCTTTATTGAAGCTGATTCCCGCAAACATTCATTGATCGATTTTCGCTATCGCTCCCATTTTAAAGCAGAACGAGGCGGAAACGGCCAAGGCAGTGACAAACACGGCCGTGGCGGCCAGGACACGGTTATTTATGTCCCTCCTGGCTCCGTGATCAAAGACGCCGAAACAGGCAAGCCCCTGGCAGACCTCACCCAACCTGGTCAGCGAATTGCCGCCGCCCAAGGTGGCAAGGGCGGCTTCGGTAATGCCCGCTTTGCCACTTCAACAAACCGAGCCCCGCGCAAGGCGACGCCAGGAACACCCGGAGAAGAATTTTGGCTCAAGATTGAACTCAAGCTCCTGGCAGATGTCGGCCTCATTGGCCTGCCCAATGCGGGCAAATCCACCCTGCTGTCCAAGCTCTCTGCTGCCAACCCCAAGGTGGCCCCCTATCCCTTTACCACCCTAACCCCCCAATTAGGCGTACTACACCTGAAATTCATGGCGCCTTGTATCATTGCAGACATTCCCGGCTTGATTGAAGGAGCCAGCGAGGGGGTTGGACTTGGTCATCAATTTCTCCGCCACGTGGAACGAACAAGCATCTTGCTCCACGTTATTGATGCAGCAACCGAAGGTGAGCAGCCACTGCAGGATTACTACGTCCTGGCCAAGGAACTGGCCGCCTATAATAAGACATTATTGGACCGTACCCACTTGGTTGCCTTAAATAAGATCGACTGTCTTGACGAAGACAGGCTAGAGGAAATCCAAGCCCTGTTCAAAAAGAACGGAATCCATACCCTGGCCTTTTCTGCAAAAGAAAACAGAGGGCTAAAGCAGCTGAAAAAGCTGATCGGAGACCTTCTTGAGGAGCAGAGGGAGGCAGAAGCAACAGACGCAGAGGAGAACAACGAGCTATGA
- the proB gene encoding glutamate 5-kinase, protein MTFQVPRDDGLFYRQTLFDQAKTVVLKVGSAVLTTADGLNIDFIDTLCHQVAFLRASGRQVILVSSGAVAAGRKRLQVYRQPGEELRVKQALAAVGQSLLMQAYEQRFAHHNKQQVAQILLTHTDLSQRDRYLNVRNTILTLFEFGVVPIINENDTVSVQELRFGDNDTLGALITNMIGADMYIMLTDVDSLYTANPAEDATARPVYTVAAIDSTIETMAGNTSSLLGTGGMQSKIRAAKMVAAYGGSSFIGPGRNKHILQELFSGDMVGTFFLPEKGKKIRGKKHWIAHVLRPSGALYLDAGACRAIVERGKSLLPSGITRIEGTFDVGASVQCRCPGGQVVATGLTNYASADLERIRGRKSAEISGILGFRDSDEIIHRDNLVLFDEKLKSPEIF, encoded by the coding sequence ATGACCTTCCAGGTTCCTCGGGACGATGGTCTTTTTTATCGCCAAACCCTGTTTGATCAGGCCAAAACAGTGGTGCTCAAGGTGGGGAGCGCTGTCCTGACCACGGCGGACGGGTTGAACATTGATTTTATCGATACCCTCTGCCATCAGGTTGCCTTTCTTCGGGCAAGTGGCAGGCAGGTCATTCTCGTCAGCTCTGGCGCTGTTGCAGCAGGTCGAAAACGTCTCCAAGTTTATCGCCAGCCAGGAGAGGAGCTCAGGGTCAAACAGGCCCTTGCCGCTGTGGGACAGAGTCTGCTCATGCAGGCCTATGAACAGCGCTTTGCTCACCATAATAAGCAGCAGGTCGCCCAGATCCTGCTCACCCATACTGATCTTTCCCAGCGTGACCGTTACCTCAATGTTCGTAACACCATCCTGACCCTCTTCGAGTTTGGCGTTGTCCCCATTATCAATGAAAATGATACGGTTTCTGTCCAGGAACTTCGTTTTGGCGATAATGACACCCTGGGGGCCTTGATCACCAATATGATCGGGGCGGACATGTATATCATGCTCACAGATGTGGATAGTCTGTACACAGCAAACCCAGCAGAAGATGCCACCGCCAGACCTGTCTACACTGTAGCGGCTATTGACAGCACAATCGAAACCATGGCAGGCAACACCAGCAGCCTACTGGGCACCGGTGGTATGCAATCCAAGATCAGAGCGGCTAAAATGGTCGCGGCCTACGGAGGAAGCTCTTTTATTGGACCGGGACGTAACAAACATATTTTACAGGAACTCTTTTCTGGTGATATGGTGGGAACTTTTTTTCTCCCGGAAAAAGGGAAAAAAATCAGAGGGAAAAAACATTGGATCGCTCATGTCCTGCGTCCCTCCGGGGCGTTATACCTGGATGCTGGCGCCTGTCGGGCCATTGTCGAACGAGGCAAGAGTCTGCTCCCCTCCGGCATCACCCGTATTGAAGGAACGTTCGATGTGGGTGCCTCTGTTCAATGCCGTTGCCCTGGGGGACAGGTCGTGGCTACTGGTCTGACCAACTATGCCTCAGCTGATCTGGAGAGAATAAGGGGAAGAAAAAGCGCGGAGATTTCTGGAATCCTAGGCTTTCGAGATAGTGACGAGATCATTCATCGAGACAACCTGGTGTTGTTTGACGAAAAACTAAAATCGCCGGAAATATTCTAG